CCGCGTCGCGCCCTCGAGGTGTTCGCTGTCGAAGTTCTCTTCCATCAGTTCGAGGCGCGTGTTGATGATGTCGAGCTGGTTTTTGACGTCGTGAGACATGAAGCTCGTGATGTTCTCGAGGCGCGCTTTCTGCTCTGAGAGCTGCTCGTCCCGTTCTTTCCGCTCCGTGATGTCCCGGACGTTGACGAGGATGCCGTCGATGAGGCGGTCTTCGAGGAGGCTGTGGCCCCGCACCTCGACCCAGCGCCAGGTCCCGTCCGCGTGTTTCGAGCGGAACTCGATCGTGTGTTCCTCGTCGGGGTTCTGGACGACTTCGGTGACCTTCAGCATCGCCTCGTCGCGGTCCGCCGGATGCACGAGATCGTAGGCGACCTCGCCGACGAGTTCCTCCGGCTCGTAGCCCAGCACCCGCGTGACCGACGGGGAGATGTACTCGACTTCCCCCTGGGTGTTGACGACCATCACGTAGTCCGAGGCGTGTTCGAGGATCGTGCTGTACCACTCGGTCTGCTCTTCGACGGCCTTCTCCGCCCGGAACTGCGCCACCGCGTTCTCGACCCGGTTGAGCAAGACGGTGTACTGGTCCGTGCCGCCGCCTTTCTGCAGGTAGTCGGTGACGCCCGCCGAGATCGCGTCGCTGGCGATCTCCTCGCTGCCGCGGCCGGTAAAGAGGATGAAAGGGAGGTCCGGCCAGTCCTCGCGGACCGCCTGGAGGAACTCGATGCCGTTGCGCCCGGGCATGTTGTAGTCGCTGACCACGCAGTCGAACTCCTCGGCGGCGAGCCGTTCGAGGCCCTCTTCGGCGTCCCGCGCGACCGTCACCGCAACGTCCTCCCCCAGGCGCCGCAGCTGCTCCGCCGTCAGATCCCCGAAGGCAGAGTCGTCGTCGACGTGGAGCACGCGGATCTCCCCAGCCGAAGTGGCCTCCATCGTTCCCGACAGTACGTCCTGCGACATTTATACCCTCGTTCGGATTCGAACTGGAAAACGCCGGCGCCGACGCGACAGGCCCCCGAACCTCACCGGTTCTCGCTGCGTCGGTCGTCGCGTCCGGCGGTCAGCCGGTTCGACGCGTGAGCCGCTCGGGAGTATTAAGGGTCTGATCGTTCTTCTGGTTCTATATGTCTACTCGGGGACAACGCATCGTCGCGGATCTCCAGCGCGAGGACGTCACCGATCTACTGACCGAGATCGACGCCTACGAACTGCCGCCAGTCCTCGAGCAACTCGTCGAGGACTACCAGGAGCTGGAGTACTCGCGCCCGCCCTTCATGTGGAAGTGGGTCCACAAACTCGCCCCCAAGAACACGCTCCCCTGCGTGGACGACGAGCACGTCGACCTCGTCCCGACCGACAAGACGATCGCGATCCTCTTCGTCACGCTGATCGACGACATCCTCGAGAAAGGCGGTGATCGGGCGACCTTCCGACGACTCGCGCAGATCCCGTCGGACGCGGAAGAAGACGACGCCGAGGGTGGCGACTCCGACTACGTGGCGTTCACCCGGCGCGTGTGGGACACCCTGCTCGACCGAATCCAGCGCGGCCCGCATTACGATACCTACGAAGGCATTTTTAGATACGACGTCGAGCAGGCGATCAACGCGGTGGAGTACAGCGACTTCGTCATCCGGAACCCGGAGCTGGCGACCGTCGACGACCTCGTCCGCTACGAGTCCCACAACATGGTCATGTTCGCGTACGCCGACCTGGACCTGATGCACACCACGGGCGGGATCAGCGACGACTACGCGACGCTCCGGGAGGCCATCTGGGAGGCCCAGTTGATGGCGCGGATCGGCAACTGGCTCAGCACCTGGGAGCGCGAACTCGCCGAGGGGGATTACAGCTCCGGCGTCGTCGTGTACGCGCTCGAAAACGACGTCATCGACCCGGCCGACCTCGACGCACTGGAGGCAGGGGAGGTCACCGCCGACGCGCTCGCCGAGCGGATCCGGGCCGCCGACGTCGAGGCGGAGTTCTTCGACCGCTGGGATCACCACTACCGACTGCTGGAGCAGCGCAACGACGACCTCGAGACCATGGACCTGACGCCGTTCGTCGAGGGGATGGAGGAAGTGCTGCGGTACCACATGGCGAGTACGGGCCTCAAGTGAGAAGCGAGGGCGTTCGTCCGTCGTCGGTGCAGGGGGACGCGACGGTCCGGCTCAGGCGTCCTGTTCGTGGACCTGCTCCAGGACCGCCGACGCCGCGACGTCGACGACGCCCGCCGCCTCGAGCGTGTCGGCAAAGGCGTCACTCTCGTAGTACGCCAGGGCGTCCTCGAGGCGATCCGCGGCCACCTCCTGGAGGACGATCACCCGGTCCTCGTCGTCCACTGGTCGAAACGCTCGCGTGCCCAGCGAGCCGTGGGCCGCGCGTTCCGCGGCGTTTTCCTCGTGGTGGCGCTCCCAGCGGTCGTAGTCCTCGATCTCGTGTTCCGCGTAGACGTATGGCACTGCCGGCGCTCCGTACGCCACGCTCATAGAGTCGCGGGTCTCGGTCGGTCGTGGACCTCCGGTGAGACGGTCTAGTGGTCGTGGCCCTCCATCACCATCGGATGGCCGGTCGCGTAGTCGTCCGGCTTCTCCGCGAAGGTCTCCTTGCAGGTCTGCGAGCAGAAGTAGTAGGTCTCGCCGTCGTGTGTCGCCGCTGGTTCGCTGTCGTCTGTCCGCATGCCACAGACGGGGTCGCGGTACTGGCCGGGCGCACCGAGTCCACGGCGGTACACGTACAGGAGAAAGCCCGACAGCGCGAAGGCGAGGAGGTTGAGGTAGAACGTGTAGTTGAACTCGAAGTAGGTCTGTTCGGTCGCCGTCTCCCCGCCGGCCAGGTCCGGCACGATACCGAGAGCGTCGAACAGCAACTCCATGAGAAAGCCCGTAAAGGCCATCGTCACGAAGAAGACGCCGAGGATGTAGAGCATGATCTTCCAGCCGTAGTACTTCCGGTAGACGTTGAGAACGGGGACGGTGATGAGGTCGGCGTAGACGAAGGCGATGACGCCCGCGAAACTGACGCCACCGCCCCAGAGGGCGACGGCGAACGGGACGTTGCCCATACTGCCGACGAAGCTGACGACGGCGACGGCGACGCCCATGACCGCGTTCTCGGCGGTCACGAGCAGGCCGTCGCCCTGGAGGAACAGGGCGTTCCAGACCCACTGGGGGACGAAGACGATGACGAAGCCCGAGACGAGAAACCCCGCGACGACGTCCTTCCAGATCATCGACCACTCCTTGCGGTACTGGTTGCCGATCTTGTACCAGCCACCCCACGACAGGAGTTCGTCGCGCCAGCCGCCGCGACTCGCGGTCACTTGCTCGTAGGTCTCCAGACAGCCCGCCGAGCAGAATTTCAGCGTCTCGCCACCGTCGGTCGTGAGCGTATATCCGTCTTTGCCCTCCATCCCGCACGTGGGGTCTTCGGAAACGCCCGACTCACGGTCGCGCTCGGCGAGCGTCTCCCGGACTTCCGCGAACAGGGTCTCGGGGAGCGTGAGGTGGACGATGACGGCCATGACGGCGATGAGGACGAGGCCGCCGAGCAGTTCCGCGACGAGGAACTCCCAGCCCAGGAGAATGAGGATCATCAACCCGAGTTCGACGATGAGGTTCGTCGACGCGAACATGAACGCGAGGAAATTCACCGCGTGTGCCCCCTTCTTGAACAGGCCCTTCCCGATGGCGACGGCCCCGAAACTACACCCGCTGCTGGCCGCCCCGAACGC
Above is a genomic segment from Halorientalis sp. LT38 containing:
- a CDS encoding terpene synthase family protein, translated to MSTRGQRIVADLQREDVTDLLTEIDAYELPPVLEQLVEDYQELEYSRPPFMWKWVHKLAPKNTLPCVDDEHVDLVPTDKTIAILFVTLIDDILEKGGDRATFRRLAQIPSDAEEDDAEGGDSDYVAFTRRVWDTLLDRIQRGPHYDTYEGIFRYDVEQAINAVEYSDFVIRNPELATVDDLVRYESHNMVMFAYADLDLMHTTGGISDDYATLREAIWEAQLMARIGNWLSTWERELAEGDYSSGVVVYALENDVIDPADLDALEAGEVTADALAERIRAADVEAEFFDRWDHHYRLLEQRNDDLETMDLTPFVEGMEEVLRYHMASTGLK
- a CDS encoding PAS domain S-box protein, producing MSQDVLSGTMEATSAGEIRVLHVDDDSAFGDLTAEQLRRLGEDVAVTVARDAEEGLERLAAEEFDCVVSDYNMPGRNGIEFLQAVREDWPDLPFILFTGRGSEEIASDAISAGVTDYLQKGGGTDQYTVLLNRVENAVAQFRAEKAVEEQTEWYSTILEHASDYVMVVNTQGEVEYISPSVTRVLGYEPEELVGEVAYDLVHPADRDEAMLKVTEVVQNPDEEHTIEFRSKHADGTWRWVEVRGHSLLEDRLIDGILVNVRDITERKERDEQLSEQKARLENITSFMSHDVKNQLDIINTRLELMEENFDSEHLEGATRAVDRVDEMIEKLMEFAKHERMSAETESISLAAVASECWDSVEQGNAELTVDTDLTIEANAERLHSLLENLLLNALEYGGDGAQVWIGDLDDGTGFYVADDGPGIPPEERDQVFEIGHSSASDSTGLGLAIVEQVADTHGWAISVTSGPEGGARFEIHTDGEE
- a CDS encoding permease, yielding MQATILEGVTEALRIGVGFLWTAAWAIIMGLAITSLVQVYVSKERMGKILGDGDLRGLAKATAFGAASSGCSFGAVAIGKGLFKKGAHAVNFLAFMFASTNLIVELGLMILILLGWEFLVAELLGGLVLIAVMAVIVHLTLPETLFAEVRETLAERDRESGVSEDPTCGMEGKDGYTLTTDGGETLKFCSAGCLETYEQVTASRGGWRDELLSWGGWYKIGNQYRKEWSMIWKDVVAGFLVSGFVIVFVPQWVWNALFLQGDGLLVTAENAVMGVAVAVVSFVGSMGNVPFAVALWGGGVSFAGVIAFVYADLITVPVLNVYRKYYGWKIMLYILGVFFVTMAFTGFLMELLFDALGIVPDLAGGETATEQTYFEFNYTFYLNLLAFALSGFLLYVYRRGLGAPGQYRDPVCGMRTDDSEPAATHDGETYYFCSQTCKETFAEKPDDYATGHPMVMEGHDH